The following proteins are encoded in a genomic region of Oryza brachyantha chromosome 11, ObraRS2, whole genome shotgun sequence:
- the LOC102703913 gene encoding dirigent protein 1-like, with the protein MVMATSISSIFLLSSAVLLAAAAYFFHGGTPATAGTEHLHFYMHDEYTGPRPTAALIVAGRRPTAANATAVGGDVTTTTERRRFGDIAVMNNALTEGPERGSARVGTAQGFTVRVAERGAVNALSLHLVMEAGEYGSSSLAVNGRVDTDADVRESVVVGGTGRFRSARGYALSRSYDYDLEKGGVVEIDVYLH; encoded by the coding sequence ATGGTCATGGCTACTTCGATCTCGTCAATCTTCCTCCTCTCGTCTGCCGTTCTCCTCGCTGCCGCGGCATACTTCTTTCACGGAGGCaccccggccaccgccggaACTGAACATCTCCACTTCTACATGCACGACGAGTACACAGGCCCACGCCCCACGGCCGCCCTCATCgtggcggggaggcggccaACGGCGGCGAACGCCACCGCtgtcggcggcgacgtgacgacgacgacggagcggcggcggttcgGCGACATCGCGGTGATGAACAACGCGCTGACGGAGGGGCCCGAGCGAGGCAGCGCGCGCGTGGGCACGGCGCAGGGGTTCACGGTGCGCGTGGCGGAGCGGGGCGCCGTGAACGCGCTGAGCCTGCACCTGGTGATGGAGGCCGGCGAGTACGGCAGCAGCTCGCTGGCGGTGAACGGGAGGGTGGACACCGACGCCGACGTGCGCGAGTCGGTCGTCGTCGGGGGCACCGGCCGCTTCCGGTCCGCGCGGGGCTACGCGCTGAGCAGGAGCTACGACTACGACCTCGAAAAGGGAGGCGTCGTGGAGATCGACGTGTACTTGCACTAG